CTTATTCATAATGTGATTGTTCCATTTTTAATGATATAAAAAAGCCCTTCCCATTCAAAGAAGAGCTTGATAAATAATGTAAAAAAGTAATGATGGATAGAAAATTATCTCGTTCAAAAATAGAGGATTAATCCAACATACTTTTATGAGCAGCGTCATATGGGAATAAAAAAATCCCCGGAAATTCCGAGGATAAAAACTAATAACCATGAAAACTCAAATTAAACATGAGTTACATTTCTATATTGAAAAATCGTGCCAAGAATAACAATTTTAAGAAAAAAAGTTAATTTCTTTCTATGACACCATTTTGACCAATTCAGCATTTTAAATCGATTTTAATGATACTTTAAAAAGCACTTCATAATTATCTATAATAAGTTCAGATAAATCTAACGCTCCGGCAAAAGTATTAAAAAAAAAATAATTTATATTTTAATAAAATAAAATTTACATTCAGGACATAAATTTTTTTTAAAATACTGATCAGCCACAAAAATGAAAATTCACTAACAAATTGACACACTTTGTTCTGTAATTGCATCCATCTATTAACATTTAAAACCATTATGGCACAAAAAAATTTTTAATAAAAAATTTCATGACACTAAAGGAAAAATATCATTTAGAATTTACAGGATGATAACAGCAATTTCTTTCATATATAAAAAGCCCCCAGAAATGGAGGCCTCAAAAAACACAAATGATGAAAAAAAATTTTATATCAGAGATAAAAATTATTTTATCTTTTAATTCTTAGTCAAAGATATACCAGTCTTTTTTTTTATTTTATGAGTATAATCATAAAATTATTATTTCTTTTAAATACAGGATTTTCGGACTGTCAGCTTTATTTCTCAAAAAAAGACAATAATAAAAACCCTTTACGTTTATTTTTGTCATAATTCCAGGTAAATAACGCATTGCTTCTATTTTGACCAATGCATCTAAAAAATATTTTGCCCTTACAATTGGCAGAATATAAGAAAAAAAAACTAGATGTATAATGATTGAGGTTATGTTTTTCACATATATTATTTTATAATTTTGCCTCATTAATTCAAAGTGACGTGATAAATTTCTCTATACTTATAGCCAACTATAATAATGGAAATTATTTCAAGGAGTGCTATGATTCATTAATCAATCAAACCTATGAAAACTGGGAAGCGATTATTATTGATGATGCCTCTACAGATAATTCGGTTGAAATCATACAGTCTCTGATAAAAGATGATTCCCGTTTTAAACTTTATCATCATTCAGTTAATGAAGGCTGTGGATCTACCAAGGCCAAATGTATGAAATATGCTCAGGGTGATTTATGTGCTTATCTGGATCCGGATGATGCTCTTTATCCGGAAGCATTAGAAAAAGTAGCGCTGGAATTTATGAACAGAGATGATCTGGCCGCCGTATATTCTCAAATGATGATCTGTAATGAAAATCTAGTTCCGGAAAAAGTATATGCGGGTACGAAGCAGATTTATAACAATCGATATTTTTTCAACTGTCCCATTCAGTTTGCCCATCTTTTTATCTTTAAAAGAAAAGTTTATTTAAGAACTGCAGGAATTAATGCAACCCTGAAGAATGCAGTAGATCAGGATCTTTATCTGAAAATACTGGAACAGGGAGAAGTAAAATACCTCAAGGAACCTTTGTATCTCTACAGGCTTCACTCCAATGGAATTTCTCAAGATAAAGCAAAACAAAGTGCAAAAGAATCATTTGCAAGAGTGATCCATGATACCATGAAAAGACGGGGAATCAAAACAATTAATCATAAAGTGGTTCCCGAAATTTTCACCAGTTCAAATGAAATTTTTGAACTTCTGAATTACCAGACCAACAAAATGCACCGTCTGATCAGCAAAATAAAAGTTACTTTAGATAATATATAAACAAAAAAAGCTACTCAAAGTGAGTAGCTTTTTTAATAAAATATGGAATGAAAATGTTTCTCATAAAAGTATAGGTTTTTGAACAAGTATTCTATGCGCAAAATCATAAAACCATCAAAAAAGAAACGGCCTCCTTGCGGAGGCCTAAAAAACACAAATGATGAAAAAAATCTATTTAGAAAAATCCAAACAGAATATTGTGGAATCATTCAGCATGACCATTACATTACATTTTCTAAGCAGAAAAATATAATACAATATCGGAACAGAAGAATGAATACTTTCTATAAGAATCAAACTGCACCCTGAAGATAAATCAAAATATAATTTACATTATTAAAATGTTTAGACGATTCACATTTAATGTAAAATCAATTAAACCAAACAAAAAACTATGTATAATTATTTTAATTATTAAAAATCTTCAACACTGGAATGGGTAAATTTAGCTAAATATTTGTTTGCTCACAAGGCTTATTCCTCCCAAATGATCGGAATATATACTGTAATATACCCCTCAGAATCCACCTGTGCATCAGAAACAGTGGCAACTACCGTTCCGTATCCTACCCAGCCTCCCTGGCCCTGCATTGCAGAAAAGGTATAGGTTCCTGCAGGAAGTCCCTCATAATACTGGGGAACAGACTGAAATCCACCACCATAATAAGTATCATACACTTCTCCTGTAGCCATATTTTCAGCAAGAAAACTTCCTACATCATAATTTCCCGAAAGAATTTTTGTTCCATTTTTTGAAAGAAGACCATAACGAATCTTATAAGTCTGAGTTGTTGGGGTTTTATCAGTTATTTCTGAACAGCCTTTATGGGTCTCTGTTATTTCCTTAGAGGCAAACGATGTTGTGACAGTCAGCAGTCCAATAAATGCTGATACTGTAAAGATTGATTTTTTCATATTAAAAAGTAATTTGGTATTCAAAAATACTCAACTTATATGAATTTAATAAAAACTATCAATGAATTAAAATTTACAAATACACCTTAAACCCCGCATTAATAATATAAAATCTATCATCAATCAAAATTATTTCCCTTTTTCATTCTCAATTTTAACACTCGTTAACTAAAATTTGGCTTCATAATTGAAAATAAAACTAAAATTAAAGTCGTTTTGGCTTTATCTTATTAAAATTTGAATTATGAGAAAGATAGTATTAGCAGGTTTTTTGTCTGTTTTTTTAATGACAGCCTGCAAGAAAGATGACAGCGTTGCTGAAAAATCACTGGAAGTACAGAAACTTGAATTTCAGGCCAGACAACTTGAAATAGAAAAGCAAAAACTGGCTATTGAGAAAGAAAAGCTGGTATATGAAGCTCAGAAAAAAGCAGATAGTATATCAGAAAGTA
This region of Chryseobacterium culicis genomic DNA includes:
- a CDS encoding glycosyltransferase family 2 protein; this translates as MINFSILIANYNNGNYFKECYDSLINQTYENWEAIIIDDASTDNSVEIIQSLIKDDSRFKLYHHSVNEGCGSTKAKCMKYAQGDLCAYLDPDDALYPEALEKVALEFMNRDDLAAVYSQMMICNENLVPEKVYAGTKQIYNNRYFFNCPIQFAHLFIFKRKVYLRTAGINATLKNAVDQDLYLKILEQGEVKYLKEPLYLYRLHSNGISQDKAKQSAKESFARVIHDTMKRRGIKTINHKVVPEIFTSSNEIFELLNYQTNKMHRLISKIKVTLDNI